A stretch of Panthera tigris isolate Pti1 chromosome E2, P.tigris_Pti1_mat1.1, whole genome shotgun sequence DNA encodes these proteins:
- the NANOS2 gene encoding nanos homolog 2, translating into MQLPPFDMWKDYFNLSQVVLALIQSGGQRPEAPGTGEPRPGPPLEQAQGPGGPGASGGLATLCNFCKHNGESRHVYSSHQLKTPDGVVMCPILRHYVCPLCGATGGQAHTLKYCPLNGGQQSLYRRSGRNSAGRKVKR; encoded by the coding sequence ATGCAGCTGCCTCCCTTCGACATGTGGAAGGACTACTTCAACCTGAGCCAGGTGGTGTTGGCGCTGATCcagagtggggggcagaggccAGAGGCCCCAGGGACCGGGGAGCCGAGACCTGGGCCCCCGCTGGAGCAGGCTCAGGGTCCGGGAGGGCCCGGGGCCAGCGGAGGCCTGGCCACCTTGTGCAATTTCTGCAAGCACAACGGGGAATCGCGTCACGTCTACTCGTCACACCAGCTGAAGACCCCAGACGGCGTGGTGATGTGCCCCATCCTGCGGCATTACGTGTGTCCCCTGTGCGGGGCCACCGGCGGCCAGGCACACACGCTCAAGTACTGTCCACTCAACGGTGGCCAGCAGTCCCTCTACCGCCGCAGCGGGCGCAACTCGGCCGGCCGCAAGGTCAAGCGCTGA